In Akkermansia muciniphila ATCC BAA-835, the genomic stretch CATCCTTTTTTATAGCTTGCTCACCGGCAATCGTCAGGCTGCCTGTGTCGTCGGCTTCCACGCCGAAATAGTACAGGCCGTCTTCCTCGACCTTGATGAACATTTCCGGCGCTCCGGTGCAAGTGGCGTGTTCGCACGCCGAACCGTCAAAGTTGAACGTCATCGCGTCAACTCCGAGCGTCTTGCTGATAAGAGGCTCATTCCCTTGATAGATGTAGACGGGATTAACTGCCTTGTTGATTGGTATATAATTGTTCATTGCTATTGTTGTTGTTTACTTTTTGGAAAGACCGAACCATCAGCCTTCCAGTATTCTGGCGGCGTTCCCTGAACCCATCAACACGTTTAACGCGTAGTCCCCCCTCATTCGGAACGAAGAGGAACGACCTCCCCTCTAATTTTACGTGCTGCCGTGAACTTGCAAAAAAACTCCTGGTGCATTTTTATATCCTAATTCACGCCATTTTGGAACAAAGTTGCTCCATATAGATCTGACAACAGGCACGGGCGGCATTCCGCCGCACAATCATGATGCCTTAAAAAACAAGCATTCTCCTCCTTCTCTGTCCGTTCCGCCAAAGAAAAAGGCTGTTTCCAGAGAGTCCTTCACTTAAAAACAAAGCATCTTTTCCAAAAACGAGATTGACACCCGCGGTTCTTTTCCCTAGTATCCGCGCACAGCATCAGCGGCGGGGTAGCCAAGTGGTAAGGCGACGGTCTGCAAAATCGTTATTCGCGGGTTCGATTCCCGCTCCCGCCTCCAAGATGTTGTCAAAGCCGGTTCAAGTCGCGTTCGTCTAGCGGTCCAGGACTCCCGCCTTTCACGCGGGCAACACGGGTTCGAGTCCCGTACGCGATGCCAGCTTTTCTTTTTTCCAACTTGCACCGGAATCTTTTTTACGCCATCCCCGCGGGATGATTCTGGATTTTTTCTCCTGTTGTGGTACAGTAGCTTCCGTCATGGCAGCCCAGAACGATATTATGCTGAACGGAGCCCCGTACGAACTGGCGGAACCCTGTTCCGTCTCCCGGCTTCTGGAACTTTTGAACATGAAAGGCAAACCCGTCGTCGTGGAACACAACGGGGCCGCGCTCCTGCCGCAGGATTTTTCCCGGGTGACGGTTTCTCCCGGCGACCGGGTGGAAATCGTCTCCATCGTCGCCGGCGGCTAGGGTTCCGCTTTCGGGAACAGTCTTTTCCAATCCGTCATCGCCATGCCATCCATCCACGTCATGTCTCCCACCCTTGCCAGCCAAGTGGCGGCAGGAGAAGTAGTGGAGCGCCCCGCCTCCGTTGTGAAGGAACTGGTGGAAAACAGCCTGGATGCAGGAGCCAAATTCGTACGGGTGGAAATACGCCGCGGAGGCGTGGGCATGATCAAGGTGACGGACGACGGCAGCGGCATGTCACGGGCAGACGCCGAGCTGTGCACCAAACGGCACGCCACCAGCAAACTTTCTTCCCTGGAGGAGCTTTTTGAAATCACACACCTGGGATTCCGCGGAGAGGCTCTGCCCAGCATTGCCAGCGTTTCCCGCTTCAAACTCTGTACCAGGCAGCAGCAGGATCTGGAAGGCTGGGAAATACGCATTGACGGAGGCCTGGAACACGAACCGAGAAGCTCAGGCGTCTCTCCCGGCACCGCCATTGAGGTGGCCGACTTGTTTTACAATACTCCAGCGCGCCGCAAGTTCCTCAAATCCGCAGAAACGGAAGCTTCCCATGTGGAGCACCAGATACGCCTGCATGCCCTGGCTTATCCCCAAGTACGGTTTGCCTATAAACGGGACGACCAGCT encodes the following:
- the thiS gene encoding sulfur carrier protein ThiS, with the protein product MAAQNDIMLNGAPYELAEPCSVSRLLELLNMKGKPVVVEHNGAALLPQDFSRVTVSPGDRVEIVSIVAGG